The Musa acuminata AAA Group cultivar baxijiao chromosome BXJ3-6, Cavendish_Baxijiao_AAA, whole genome shotgun sequence region GATCTGAAGAAAAACCATCCACCAAATCGGAAGAACCGAGGGGAAGAAAGCGCAAACGGTACCTTCCGAGCGAGCGGCAACGCCGAGACAGTGCGCTGCAAGAGTTGCCGAGAGATTTAACCACAAGGGGCGCTAGCTGTGAATCAGGTGGCGAATTGACTAACAAAGGAGAGGAGAAAGCGAAATTGGAAGCCAATCAATGATGGCGACAAAAGGAAGAACGCGGACCATCACCTTCCCCTCCCCCACCCCCCCACTTTTAATTGCCTCGGTCGTCGAAGATTCCTTAATTATTCCTCCGCGATTCCCATCACCTGTTAGTTAAACTACCAAAATACCCCCCCACCTTCTGTATCGAGTTGACTCGGTCATGAAGGTGACATCTAAAGGACCCTTTGGTCAAGTAGACATCAAATGTTTCGACGGTCTCATATCGACGGAATACTTTCTCCTTTCTTTTGTGACTATAATTGACTGGGAGAGGCGCATTGTGCTCGGTGAGCCGCCGACCGACTCGGCACCGCCACCGGCCGTGCCAACACTTGTCTCGGTCCAATGATCCTCTCTGTCCTTGCGGAAAATACATCACGTGACTTCTCCAACACGTACCTCAGGTACACGTGACTCTACTATCGAGAATATGATAGAATTATACTCGTTTGTTCATCACATGTCGAAAGATGCTAATGGTTTTTCACTCTTATCATTATAATAGTTATAATAGTACTGAGATAATCTAATTTATGTTATACGAATACATTATTTGTCATCCTAATTTGTTACCGAAATTATCGCCATCCTCACATCCCCAAGAAGGAAGTATGTTGTGTGGATTTGCTCttattatagtattttagtattttagtatcatttttttgtATATTTATATAGTGATATGCTAACGGGTTACTTCCAGTATAATCAatcgtcaaagtgttaggagttaACGATTGTTATCTAATAATGATCTCCAAAGATCTCTTATTGGATGAAAAGATTCTTGTAGGAAGATTGAGCTATATCCAATAACTTTATCCGATCCCATTGATTGATACTCACGTAGTATCAAAGATATTGTTCaaagaataaatttatttttagtttgaCCATCCGTTTAAGGATAAAAGCTTACGGAGAAGTATAAAtcaaattttaataatttaaataatttagtttagaattatccGAAGAATCATgtttctcgatcactaatgatattatacAAAACTCCCTATTACTTCACCGCTTTCTTTATCATTAATTTTGTCGTCTCCTTGGTTGAGCAATGAATATCAATGAATgctacataattttaaaattgattGACCATTATGAATATCAATCCACCACTATATCGTTAGCAAGCTTGATATAAAATCTAAGGAATTGTTCTCTCACGATCTTTTTAGCATGAATAATGCTTACAAAACTCTTATTGGCTTTCGTTGCTCTACCTATCTTATTGGCAAGTAAGACACGTCTGAATATATACTTTTACATCAGTCTCTATCTTCGGCTAATAGAAGGTCTTTGTCACAATAGTCAACCTTTGGTGAATACCTAGATGTAAGAATCATGAGTCTCTCTCAAAAGTTCATACATCAAATTATCCACTCAGGAAATATAAACTCTATTATTTCTTTTAGTGCATATAAGTCATTCTTAGACCCAAAATCATTGTCTTATTTTCTTTAATCAATTACATCTAGATTACTATATGAGAATTACTATACAGTTTATCCTTGATCTTGGAAAGAAAGTTATAGTATAATATATAGAAAAGTATAAAATTATCTAGATACTCCTTAAATAAAACTTGTATGCTCCATACTTGGTCATATAAGTGGTCTTCGTTTTGTTGCCTTTAGCTATATACATCAGCCAATACCCCGACCAAAAGTTAAGTTTGGAGAAATATTTTACCTTGCATAATTAGTCAAATAAGTCTGCGATGAGTGGGATATGAtatttgttcttcaccgtcaccttATTTAGAGCCACATATAATTGGAGGCTCTCATCTTATTTCTTTTGAAAGAGAATTAGAGTATTGAATGATACTTTAAAACTGCATATGAGAACCCTGCTTAGCAGTTTATCTAGCTGCTTCTTAAGTTATGCCAACTCTGAAGGGGTCATGCAATATggtggtctcgctagaggctTCACTATTGGCTCCAGCTTAATACGGTGATGATCTATATCTCTGTGTGATGATAGAATTTTTAATAACTCAAGTGACATAATGTCTGTAAACTCCTTCACAATATTCACCATTGCAATAGATTTATGAGTGAGCTCTATACCAAGTGTCTCCAGTTTTATAACTGCTACAAAAGTTAATTCATCTTTTCACACCCCCTTCTTCAATTGCAAAGCGGATATTTGTCGTGGGTCTTCAATTCCTTCATAATAAACTAGAATTACAcatgggtcatcgcctcccatcaaacatagggagtttaggaatgatATTAGCATCATCTTCATCACGTGCATGAACTTCATTCTAAGGATTATTTGGAAGTCGTCCAATAGCACAACGATCACATTTATGCTTTCACTCTATGTTATGATTTTGATAGAGACCCCATTTGCCAATATGAATATTTGCTACCATTCAAGTTCATAACTATTAtttgacttgggctcttctctaggTTCAACTTAAGTCGCCTTACTTCTTGATTGACAATAAAATTATAGGTAATGCTTATGTCCACCATCGCATGAGTTGTTCAACCATTTTGCTTGATGTCTACGTATATCAGCTCACTGCTTATTATTTTCTATTACTTTCTCTTCACGTTCTCCCCTACTTGACCATGCAATATGTTCAACAAATACATTGCTCCCATCTAGGGTCCCTTTGACTCCTTATCATTATTGATGGATTCCAAACTACTCAAACTAATGACAATAAACCTATCCTTGTCCGGCTTAGGGAAATGAATTTATGTTGTCAATGTATTAGATGCTTACTTTTGTGGGTATGTGCAGTCCTCTACACAAGAAGTATCTACTAGGTTTTGAGGTCTTACCTTTTGAAATTTGCACtttgtgaaattttttttcttttgctcgaTTATGGACTCCTTCCCGTAGGAATACTTAGATAGGTAATCTTTTAaagattgtttcttcttcttcaagtccTCCAAGGAAACAAAGTCAAAGAGCCTTTTTACAATTGTAATTGCCTTGATCAAATCGATTATATTCCTTTGATATAATTCTTATTGTGCCTATGGCTTCAGGCTATTGAGAAAGCTGAATAACTTATCTTTCTTAGACATATCTTGTATCTCTAGCATTAGTGTTGAAAAATACTTTACGTAGTTCTGAATAGAAGTGCTTTGGCAGAGTTGTCTTGGCTTCCTTCTTGTGATGAACTCAATGTTCTCGAGTAGAAATTAAGTTCTTAACTCTTATTTCAAATCCTCTCATATTGCCACTTAACATCAAACTTGTTAGATTTCCTCCCAATGTGTTCGTCATCAAAGCTTTATGTCCCCATTTAGATATATGGTTGTTATCAAAACTttgatttctttataatcgagcCTCGTAGCATGCATGGAGATACTATTTCATATTGAAAAGAAAATTCTTGAGTTCTTTCGTATCCCTAGCACCCCTGTAGCAATGCGACTTGCGTACCCTAAAAATTTTGTGACGAATTAACATAGGTGTTATTTTCTCATATATTAAGAGCCCTTGTAAGCAGTATAATCCTAGACGTGAGTTCTGTCACAACTTGTGTAGATGTTGCATGAAGTGTTTGGTGTCTTCCATTAATTAATCAACTTAGAACTCGACCTTGTTAATCTAAGATTTTGCTTCCTCTTATGAGTCTTCTATCACAAGAAGCTTTTGTTAGCCTCGGTAGAGTTCCTTTAGACTCGTTTTGAGAACATCAAACCAAGGTTCTATAACTATAAATCCTCTTCTTATAGCTTCTCTTTTGGATTGACACTTCAGATTGCATTTCCTCTGCTCGTGAAGAATATCCAACTTCTCACTCACCATTTTTGTTGTTGCGCTCCTCTTGAGCAACTTGAGGAATTTCAAAGTGAGCTTGTACTTGCAACCACCTACAACTACTTGGGGCAATGGTCCGACTTGCTCCATCTTTATCGATTTGCCATGGTGCTTCGCCATGGCGAGATTATCAACTTTCACTATTTACTCAAATTGCTTATTTGCTCTGATATCAaaatatcatggacttagctgaaattgcctaagGTATAAGGTACTCTTGCATTATCCATTTGTAAAGGGTCAACCTAGTTGTAACATCACTCAAGTCCCGAAGGATCTATAAAATTACAATTTGATTAGTTACAAATATGAGCGATAAATAAGTCTCGATATCTTATAAAGGGGGCATCTTTATAAACAATTTAATAAACACTTGATatgtaagagaaaaaaaagaggaaagagaaaaaaaagactttagaaaataaataaatagtcacTAAGTCCATAAATGACTATCACTGGGTGTCAAATATATTGACAAGTCCCAATAAGCTTTACATACAAACTTGTGAACCCATTCAATGCCCAACACTACCGAAACTCCTATATAACCTTATGCCACTTAGGTGATTTTAGGGTATTAAGATGACTAACATTTCATACCACATCGTAACATATAGAAAATAAGTCATAACATACAAAACTTGGCCATACTAGAGCAATTTTATCTATTTTACTGAGCAGTCATTCCGTAGCCCTACAAAATATTCCTACTCATAGCTGGTGTTTGAAACTAAATCTTCTAAGGGTCTGATGATGTTATTGATGCACAATTATATCGAAATATTACTTTATCCCACTAAAGGGTGGTACGATACTATTGCAGCCGTCTATGTTACTGCTCAGCCCCAATGGTAGCTCTTatacttaaattatttataatatttttttattgaaatctctATCTAGCTCTATTTAAAGCATAATTTGGTTTTGGATGCGAATAGGGATTTGGATCTTATTTCGATTTGAGTCAAAGTTTGTGGCAACTTTGATACTTAAGTCAACAAGGAGTTTAGTGGATTTGGTCAAGTACCAAATCTAAGTGTTGAAAAAAGTTAAGGTCCCAAACTTACCTAAGAGACCTTTTATAGTGAGGTATAGGACCTTTTGTATTAGATATCATGGTTAAATGTTTAAAACTATTATACATTTTCTCCAACAATAGTTGTGATCATGTGATGTGGAACTTGAAAAATATTTGATAACAATTGGTTAAATCAACTTTCTATATAATCGACTCTATAAGGTTGAATCGATTACACATTATTCGAATGACAATGAGGCATCAATCACTTGGCGTTGAGGTATCGATCCTATATAATCCATGTGACAATGAAATATCGATATCGATACTGTTTTACATATATGAGTATTGGTTGACATCTTGCTAATATaacaaattgatttttaaaaaaaagatTACTTGAGTAGGGATGAGATGGTCAAAGATACATACAAGTGATCTTGATTCGCCAATAAGATAATAGATCTTGGTTTGGACTTTGATATCTCTAGCTATTTTGTTCAAGTCACACCATGTTATTGGCTATTGTTTATTTTATCTTTATTTGGAGAATAAGACTGTGAATGAAGTAAGTGATAGGTACaaatatatcatttaatataatatatttttttattttttaaaacactATTAAATTCTCTTCCTATCTGTAAAATACAGACAGATACTTTACCTAACAATAAAACATAGAATTAAGATTGTATAACATATAGTCATCCAACATAAATGCATGATCATATCTTTCATAAATCTTCACATGAATCATTTAGAAATAATTGCAAGAAAGAATAAGAGGATGGATGGAGTCCACAATATTATTGAAGGAAGACAAATATGTGTCCTTCACAAGTCTTCATGAAGCAGCTCCTCCTCCTCGCTGCCTATAAACAACTCATTGCATACTTGTTCGTAGAAGCTGCACACCAGTTCAACAAAAGCAGGCGACTTCAAGCTGCTCCAATGGTGAAGCAGCTCCTCGACGTTGACCAGATCCTCCACCCTGCCCTCCTCCGCCAGCATCTCCGCCAGGCAGCTCCGGAAGCTCCGGCAGGCCGCCTCCACCTCGTCAAGCCCCTCCTCGGGCTCCCTCGGCTGGAGACTCGCGAGCTTGACGTAGGCCGGAGTGATGGGTGACGGGAACGGCGCGCGGAACCGATCTCGTTCCGTCATGCTCCGGAGCTCGCCGAGTCTGTCCAGCTCCTCCGGCTGCCTCGAGGTGCAGAGGGTgagccggaaggattggaatctgcCGCTCCAGCAGCTCCTCCTCTCCCCCGCGCGGCTGAGGCTTCGGAACCTCAAGGCTCGTATGGAGAACGACCGCTTGAAGGGCGGCCTGAGGAGCCATGAGAGCTTCCTCCATGTCCGGAGTAGCTTCGAGTCGCAGGAAACCAAGTCTATCATCCTTGGAACTGTCGATGGAGGGCGCTGCCGGTGATCAGGAGGATATGGAATGGCTACTTTGTTTCGCTTTCTCAAGGATCTCTAAGTTGCAGTTAAGTTGGGGTTCGACATAGACATGCATGTTTATGTATACACACAAGAGAGGGTGGTGGTGGTCACGTACTTCTTCTCATGGAGAGAGTGGGTAGCCATGTTCAAGACCTGGGTTGCATGATTGTAGAGGTgcacagctctctctctctctctctctctctctctctctcttatacataagAGAGGGTGGTGGTGGGTTGCATGTTTGCAGAGGTgcacagctctctctctctctctctctcttctcttcgagTGGGTAGCCATGATTGCGATGCCTGCCATGGGAAGGCTTGCACTCTTAAGCAACTCCCTTTCGTCCTCAACAATACATCCAATAAAATGATGTCTCATCTTATGCTATCAGTGGGGTCGACATTAATTATTGTTCGCGTGTCATCTTACCATCCATTGATAAGTTGGAATCTTATTATATCCACGTAGTTAGGTGAACACATGGCGGCCAGTGATGAGTTCGAAGGGAAAATTTTGAGGTAGCTTTGACATTCGTGCAATGTGATTGATACAGATAAGGATCGAGATTGACTGTAATTAtgtaaatatcaagtaatttaatGCGGATTATAAAGTGGACATCTTATTTCAGATGAAGTGATAGATATTGGATTCCACCTCTTCATAATGATGGGAATATTTAtacaggaaaaagaaaaaaatataatataaatagtaATTGCTCGACCATATTTTTAATTCCATGCATTAATTGTCTAAAATGTCATAAGATAATAATAATACGGGCCTAATAAAATCAATCGGATCAGGATCCGCATCTGGTTTTAATGGGACCCGTATCAACCATAAGTCCTCTCTGCTAAGGGACGCTCGCTCCACGCGGCGGTCCCGGTGACCGCGGGTTACGTCCACTGAGCGGTGACGGAAGTCGAGTACTTCCCCGTGACGACGGCTACCGAGCGCGGTCGGGTCACCGCCTCCGCTATTGATCCGTCGCCTCCTCTCGACGCTTGCTGTCCGACACGGGGAAGTGGGGGAAGAAGGGCGACGAAGGGCTGATGGGTTCGACATGCGTCTTTGTCCTCCTCTGCCTCTTCGGTCTCTCCGCGGCCGCGGCGGAGAGATTGACCCCGCTGATCGAGCAACTCGGGCGGCCGAGCGCCGTAGCAGACATCTTCGACACCTCCAACTACGGGAAGTTGCAGCTCGACAACGGATTGGCTCGGACTCCACAGATGGGGTCTGCTTCTTTGGTTCCTTCTTCGTCTCTTCTTGATCCCTTGTTTCGTGGTTCGGTTTTACGCGGATTTTGATCTCGGTGTGAAGCAAATGCTCTCGTCTTCCAAATCTTCGTATAGGGAAAGGGTTCTTGATCGATTCTTTTGTCTAAAGAATTGATGGTTTTTGGTTTTCGTGGGTTTCGTCTATGTGGCATTGGTTTGGATAAGTTCGTTGACGAAGGGAATTTTGTGGATGCAGATGGAACAGTTGGAATTTCTTCGCTTGCAATATCAACGAGACGGTCATCAAGGCAACAGGTCTGACCACCAATCGCCTATGTTTATTTGGATAGGGTGCATATTATGATCAATCGATgcccttcttcttttttcttgcaAATAATTTGTATAGTTTAATAGATTCTATAGTTGGCAACCATGAAGTAATCTCGGTTGAACATATGGAGTTCAAAAAAGATCAAAGTGGGTCAGAAGTTTTTGTTTGTTACTCCTTGAACTCCTATATGGAACTTTCTCCATTCTCTAACTATAggcttaaaatgttccaaatatcATAAATCTTTGGTTCATGCTTAAAATTAAAGCAAGAATTCTTCTTTACCAGGATATTGAGTAAGTTATTTAATACTAAGATCGGTATCACGAAAGAAGCAAAACAGATACAACTTGGTGGTCTGTTTCTTGAGAAGGAGAGCCTATTTTCATGGCCAACCTTTTTACGAATTAAACAAGAGAAGCTTGTTTCTACCAGTTTCCTAGATTCTTCTCAAGCTCAGGAAGGCTTCTAAATGACAACTATTGAGGTGAAGATTTCTATGCATCAACCGATGTTGTAGGTTTTATTTCCTCCGAAGAGAAAGTCAAGACATCCATCGCCTAAAACTTTCTTTTGCTAGGAACATGGGACCAATTTAGAGGATTCTAAAACCATTGTTCTTGATTATGGTTGTTGTATTGTTGGAATTATAAAATGTAGATCACAATATTTTCCGTCATGCCTTCATGCCAAGCACCAGATGTGCTGACTCCTACAGGATTAGGCTGTGCCAACACTGTTTTGGCACACCTTCATAAGCACAATTTATGTTGGGATGGTGCATACTGACTAGCACTAGCCATGGAGTACATGTGCAATGCTCAGTAAAACATACCAACTCAATCAATGATGGATGAAACTCATCCGATCTCGACGACAGGCATGAGGTGCGTCAAGGATGGGCTAAGCATGTGCTCAGATGTTATGATGCAATCTTTGGTTTGCTTTTGCATAAAAAGTGAGGCATTCATATTATATATGTAAAGCAAGCACATAATCCACATTGGTTGTAATATGTTGTGAAAGTAGTCAAAATGCATTGCATATAAATTTTTGTAAGAAACTCCTGATAAATCATTTTTAGTGCCTCTGCTGCTTTCTTGCTGACACAATAGCATGACTTAGCCGTGCATATCACTTGCACTATATTATGTCACTGTGGCATAACATGTATTACTTTTCAGATTTTTGTTACCTAGATTTTCACAGTATATATTGTTCTTGCTGCCAATTTCTCAGTGGGCTTTGAGTAATTCATCAAATAGTAGATGGATAGATTGCTTAGCCTGAGTTGCAAAATTTGTTGTTTGTTGCTTTCCAGCTGATGCTCTCGTTTCGACTGGACTGGCTGCTCTAGGCTACAACTACGTTAATATAGGTAATTCCTGAATTGACCTTCTCACCATTGACTATCCAAATTCATTATCTTTTCGATACCCTTATTCTTTCATATTTTCAAACAGATGATTGTTGGTCTTCTGCAACTCGAAATCTTGAGGTTTGTTTTATACTGTTATTCTCTCCAAACATTCTCTTTTTATATATTCTTTTAAGTAGTTGACCTTATCCTATATATATGAGCTTTCTTTATTTGGAACGCAAATGGAAATTATATGTTAATAACTCAGCATTGATGTATTGTTAAATTGTTCATTTAACCATAATCAAAATGCTTTATGGCCCCTTTCCCGTCCCTCTTCTCCTTTGTGAAAGGCTAAAGTAtaggttttgattttaaattaaaCTAGTGGCACTTTCCCTGTCAAGTCCATGGAGTACATGAAAATCAATTGGGGGCTATTGAATTTTAGATTATCAGGAACAATACCACTATCATCTGGAGGAAGTCATGGGACAGTCTGCAGCTCTACCATTTGCCGAACAGATCTGCACCTGGCGTATCCAAGATATGAGAACACAGAGCATACTTAAGCTAATTAATCATGTATGCTCTGTGTTGTCATATATTGGATACGCCAGGTGCAGATCTGTTCGCATACTTTTAAATATATATGTTCAATACTTCAATTAGAATTGGTAAATTTTTAATCAATCAAATGAGAGTCTACTCAGATTATCCTCGAAATGGAGACTTTAAATTCAAGTTTTAAGCATGATATCAGATTTCTCAATAATTATTGCCATCAGGTCATAAATGAAGAGGAAAAGTTGGAAGAGGAAAAATCGTTATAGTTCTCCAGTACTTTGGATATTTTATAAACCTCCATATCCATTTTCATGATTGAAATTTCTAATTAGCCTGTATTCAGTGATTTGGCTGTGGATCTATTTCCTGTGTCATCCCTTGTGTAGGATAATTGCTAAAAAATGAGTGTGTTTTATGCCTGCATTCTGATGCTTGTTTTCCTACCTCCACACACATTTTAAGATGTCTCATACCAACTTTTTTGGATATTCAGGGGGAACTGGTTCCTGATCCACAGACTTTCCCTTCAGGCATCAAAGCTTTAGCAGATTATGTGCATCAAAAAGGCCTCAAGCTTGGTATCTATTCCGATGCTGGGTAGGATGTTAACTACTTAAGCTAATTAAGTATAGGACATTGGCTAGGTCCTTATGAGGAAAATAAAGTTCTACGACATTATAACTAATAGCTGGTTTCTCAACCATAATACTAAGACTCCTTAATCATTCTCTGCTAGAAATTTTTCTCttaatcaaagaaaattttcaggaTGTTCACATGTCAAGTTCGACCTGGATCCCTATACCatgaaatggatgatgcaaatcttTTTGCCTCATGGGTGGGTATTACTGCATTCTTCGTTGGAATTTCTGAATGTGCAAACTCTTGGCTTTCTTTCTAATGAGCCTTATATTATGATGGAATTTTTTTCCTTATGTAACTATTTACTGTGTATTGATGCTATTATTTGCTTGATTCTTCAGGGAGTTGATTATTTAAAGTATGATAATTGTTACAATTTGGGAATAAAACCAGAGAAACGGTACAACTAATCTTACATGTCTACAGTCATATATGTGTTAATTAACAGATATCATTTATTGGCAAACTTGGATTTTCTATGATAACTCCTTTTTCTAGTTACCCCCCAATGCGTGATGCATTAAATTCCACTGGGCACGCTGTTTTCTACTCTCTTTGTGAATGGTAAACTTCTTTGTCTTGATTGCTGACATTTGTATTCAGCATGCGATTACTCTTAGAGTTATTTTCTTTTGCAGGGGTGTAGATGATCCGGCCTTATGGGCTGAAAAAGTTGGGAATAGTTGGCGGACAACAGATGATATCAGTGACTCGTGGGTAAGGTAAGTTTTATTTCCCAGATTTTTTCATACAGGCTTAAAATGTTGCATTTGGATAACTGATAAGCTTATGATTATTTCTAGCATGACTACCATTGCTGATCTAAATAATAAATGGGCTTCTTATGCGGGACCTGGTGGATGGAATGGTACATTGGTCTAATTAAATCCGTTTCTGTATGATGTAATCCCTAATTTGATCTTCAATCAAATTACTGTTTAATCTGTCATAACTTGCCTATACATATTGCCTCCTTGACAGACCCAGACATGTTAGAGGTTGGCAATGGTGGCATGACCCATGCAGAGTATCGTTCACATTTTAGCATCTGGGCACTGATGAAGGTCACTTTTATATCCGACCAATTATTGGTTCTTTTTCTCTTTGCTCACAACAGTATTTTATCATAGCTTTATCTTCACCATGGTAGACATTGTTGGTTCAAATTTAAGGCATTGACTAACTCAATATGGCTGAAGTACCTGCTGGATATTCAATAGCATCGAGATGAATATGTTCTGTGATGCAAGTGTTGTTGCAGATAAAATTTTATCCAACCTGGCCATTGGTTGCATAAAAGAATGTCCGAAGCTCTGAGCCATCATTTTAATGCTCAGTTACTTTGTCTTAACATTCCTGATCATTACCAACATTTGCAGGCTCCTCTTTTGATAGGTTGTGATGTGAGAAACATGGCCGCTGAAACATTTGAAATCTTAAGCAATGAAGAAATTATTGCTGTAAACCAAGGTAACATTTTTCTTGCTGGTCTCTTTAACTCATACAAGTCTTCATTCGCCACTAAATCTCTGTTGGTGAATCATCAGAAGTCACTGGATGAGTATTAAAATTCGTGTATGTTGTATCTGAAGGATGAAATATTGCATGGTGTTTTAGTATTCAAGTAGGTCCTTAGTTTGTATTAGGGAACTATCAATTCTACTGTACACCAAAGCATGTCAAATTTGACTTTTATATATCTGTCTATATAAGTTTAGTATTATTGAACCTGTACTTATCTttgcttattaataaattttgctTTAATTTAGTAAAGCATCATGAATTGATTCTTTCTTAATTGAACTCCAATTTTCTTCCTGCAGATCCTCTTGGTGTTCAAGGAAGGAAGATTTTGTCTGAAGGAAATGATGAATGCAGTCAGGTTGCAGCTGTGAAGTGCCCTTAAATTTTCTTATATACCAGCTGTTTCTACAGTTTTTACAGCTAAAAACTGCAAAAATGTTAATTCTAAAATATTCATTCACAAGCTTATTATTATTTCAAGAACAACCAAAATCGTTAGCTCTGATATATTCTAAAAGaagattatgataatatttttaataaaccaaatactctcaatgaAAATGAAgacaaaagagagagagggagaggggaggTGGGGTCTGTAATTATATTAATTTGCAAGGAGTACTTTGCTCATATGTGAGCTATACATTGAAAATTTTACATGCATCAGTTGTATGAACATGAAAATCAATGGTTTGACATGTACATACAGAAGCTGCAGTAGAAGGGTATGTTTAATAGGTGTAGTAGTTTAGTTGTCCCACAGACTGTAGTACTAAGCCATGTTTGAAGCAGAATCTAATCCTTCAATTATTTTCATGACCAACTCTGTTTCTTTGTTCCTTCTATTTAATGTAGTCGAACGACTTGTAGACTAGACACCTTTCTGTACTTATTTCCTTCAGTTTTTGTTGGCACCTGCACTTGTACAATGTTAACTAACCTTATAAAATGATACCGGTGCGTtactttctaaaatttttatgttttagttGATTATAAAATACAGGCCTTGGCAAGATTAATAAGGTTGCTCCTTTTTGACATGGATAACTAGAGTTCAAATCACCAAAACATCCTCTTCGTTCGCAAATGTTAAAGGCTGTCTACATACACACTTCTCGGACTCTGCATGATGGAACATCATTCACTGAGCTGCCTTTTGGTTTGAATTGATTATGATGTTCATGGTGCTTTTGTTTTAAACTCGAGGCGTGACCATACCACTTGACTAATGTGCACATGATCTTGACTATATTATTTTCCTGAATgctcatgaatttatgtttgtTGTTTGTGTTTCTTTTATATTTGTTTAAAAGTGCTTGTCTTAATCCAGGTTTGGGCTGGTCCTCTTTCCGAAAACCGCTTGGTTGTGGCTTTATGGAACCGATGTTCCCAAGCTGTCACAATTACTGTTACATGGGAAACACTTGGTCTCGACAACACAACTTGCTTTTCTGTAAGGGATTTGTGGAAGGTACGTGTAACTTTGTTTACTAAAGGTAACTTGCAGGATCTTGTTTGCTTATGTACTTGCATAAATGATCCAGTATCAATGTTTAAAGGATATCATAGAGTAAAATAAACTAATCATATGATGCAAATTGCTCAA contains the following coding sequences:
- the LOC103987928 gene encoding uncharacterized protein LOC103987928 translates to MIDLVSCDSKLLRTWRKLSWLLRPPFKRSFSIRALRFRSLSRAGERRSCWSGRFQSFRLTLCTSRQPEELDRLGELRSMTERDRFRAPFPSPITPAYVKLASLQPREPEEGLDEVEAACRSFRSCLAEMLAEEGRVEDLVNVEELLHHWSSLKSPAFVELVCSFYEQVCNELFIGSEEEELLHEDL
- the LOC135640956 gene encoding alpha-galactosidase 3-like, translated to MGSTCVFVLLCLFGLSAAAAERLTPLIEQLGRPSAVADIFDTSNYGKLQLDNGLARTPQMGWNSWNFFACNINETVIKATADALVSTGLAALGYNYVNIDDCWSSATRNLEGELVPDPQTFPSGIKALADYVHQKGLKLGIYSDAGMFTCQVRPGSLYHEMDDANLFASWGVDYLKYDNCYNLGIKPEKRYPPMRDALNSTGHAVFYSLCEWGVDDPALWAEKVGNSWRTTDDISDSWVSMTTIADLNNKWASYAGPGGWNDPDMLEVGNGGMTHAEYRSHFSIWALMKAPLLIGCDVRNMAAETFEILSNEEIIAVNQDPLGVQGRKILSEGNDECSQVWAGPLSENRLVVALWNRCSQAVTITVTWETLGLDNTTCFSVRDLWKHETLEGNMAGRLGAEVDSHDCKMFILLPLSTSIVVI